tttatatacagGTAATAATCATTCTGGGGAGTTTAATATTCAATTAACTTTTAGTTCTGATATCCTTATCACGGTTTGGTCAGCTTTATTTACAGCATGGCGTACccttctgtttcttcttttagTTACCTCTCTTACCTGGTAGGCCCTCTTAGTTTTCTCCAGAACTACTGCCTTCAAGGAGTATATAGATTTGTCGATTGGGTTATCGACCAATTTGTAGTTTCTTGATCCAATGGTGGTGACATCTGTCAAATTTAAGATGTCACCGACGTTGGCTTCCTTCAGCTTGAATGGAAGAATCACCTTATCTCCTTTAGTGACTAGGTAAGGCCTCTCATGGATTTTAAAAATAGCATATAGTTCATTCGATAGCTTTAATGGAGCAAGAtccttatatttttcagAGACAGTGGAGTTTAATCTTGTCAGCGATTTACTGACTGACTGTATACTGCTCTTCCCAACCGTGAGCAACCCACAACTTCTGGTTAAAAACTTGAACATTTGGAGTACAGTCTAAGTGAGTTATGTCCCAACACCAAAATCTGTATTAATCGAGCCATGAAAACAATACTCTATACCTAGTACATACTATGACTTACTTTAGAGTCTTAAACCTTTCTCGAAGTTTGTCAAGTGTAACTTGTTGCTGTGCTTGTCGTGTTGTGTGCGATGACAGAAGTAAAGGTATACCGTTCTAGCAAGTAAGACTTCAACTTAGCCAGCAAAGTCCGTATTATATGCATCTCCGCCATATACTGTTCTCCATATAGTTATTCTCTCAAGGGTTTCTATATCAGCGAGGAATGATATCTATAATATACTAAATATACATATTTTATACAAATTTGAAGCATCACGTAACTGTTCAGAGTCTTCCTCTCATTGAATTTACGCAGGTTTAAGCTTGCTTCTGGGTCTTGTTAGCCAATTGTTTCATTATCTTTCTCCTTTGAGCCAGCATATGCAGGAACAGCATTGGTAGACCGGGTAGGTAAGTTAACATTACTCCAATCAAAAATCTTTTCCACAATAGAGAATACTTGGCTTCTGCGACAGGTAAGGCAGAGTAAATTATAAGTAGTTCACTAGCCACACCAGTAGGGTACAGAACAAGGAACAAGTTATATCTCAAGTAAACCAAAAACGTTGGAGCACCTCTAGAGCCAATCAAGGtaaagaaataaaacatGTATCTGATGATCTCGGTTATCGACCATGACAAAAGTAGAGTAATATAAACAATCCCATGTGCATTTCTTGCTTCTGGCAAATACTGGAATATGCCCAATACTACAACTAGTCTAGACAGGACTTGAGCTGCGGTTGTTAAAAGAGGTGATCTAACAATACCAAATAAGGagttcaaaatttcaattataGCACCACATTGTATATAAGTAACAATATCCTTAGTATCTTGATAGAACCTAGGTTGTCCAAGCTTTGGGTACTGCAACAATACCAGGTACAAAATATAACCCCAGCCAATCGCTGAGGCTAGGTTGTACAGAGGCAAATATGAAAATACTGGTCTTCTGTCCTTTGacatcttctttctctattatcaatgatattATTCTGATTTTTTGTTGTGTCTGTTCTTAGAAATTGAAGGTAATTGTCCTAAGAGATAACTATTGTTTTATAAGAATTGTAGGTTTCAAACTCACAGTCTCTTGCTAGAGACCAGCGACTCTTCTTGGCCTTACAATCGTGCTCGGTTATGTTAATGAATGCTAAATACCTTCCGATTATTTAATTAGAACGGAACTAACAAATGCAAATTATTCATATCTTATTAAGCTTTATATGAGGCTGAATAAGATAATATTTATCTATATATTTACTACTCTACAAAATTAGGCTTGGTTCTTAAAATTTTTATGGTTTCAATTAATGCAAGAAGATATTAAACTTGTGGTAATTATGTTAAAGGTCATTTCACATGAATGATATTATGGTAGTTGTGGGCATTATTATTGGATCTCTGTCCTTTGCTTAGAGAATAACGCTGATTATTTGATACTAGTAATgaaaaatccaaaataAGGTAAGATTGAAAATTATTTgacaattgaaaaaattaagaGTATTGTGAATTAATCCATGTCAAAATAATGTGGTTGTAGTAAGAACGAGGTTTTAACTGTTACAACAAACATGGCCAATATTGATAGAAAGTATGCGTCATGACTAATTTCAGTATTTGGGAATGAATCTTTGGCTAATCCCAGTTTGATGAATCAAAAAACTTTCTATCAGACCACtcataaaaaataaatagcAAATTTAGCTATCCTTGAAATCACGATTATAACTTACCATCCCCATCAGACGATCCTGTTCGTTTTCATCCCATGAAAGATTGTCCTTACTTGTAGAACGACAAAGAGTGTATGTATTGAAATCAGTCTCATCTGCTTGGTCCTCATATGGGCTACCTTCTAATTCTGCTTCGCTATCATCACTTAATTcgttttcatcttcatcactgcTACGCGACCTTGACGAGTTTGAGAAATACCCACCATTTTGCTTATCAGAATACAATGGATTATTTGGTTTTGAATAAGATTGACCATCATCATTTGGATCCACGTAatcatcgtcatcttcttcaacatcatGCTGCTCTATTTGTGATACATTATCGAGGTCGAACTGATGTTGGAATATGTTCTTGTTCTCAATTTCTGGAGAAGCTAATTGTGAGGTTTTGGAGAAATTTTTTAGGATGAAAGCATTGGAATCTGACTCCCACGACGTCCCTTCGTTGTCATCAAATTGCTGAGTATCAGGTTTATGAGACTTCCTAGATGGTTCATCAGCCTCTGAGTCGTAAAAATCCTTTCTCAACTGGTCTGACATGTAAGCGCTAAATTTGTTAGTAACATTATTTTCGtcttcattattatttagCGCTGAATCTTTGGTTTTGACATCGCCATCATGGAGATCTGCAGGATTGAGTTCTAACCTTGTTTTCTTTCCGTCACcatcaatatattcataataTCTTGGgttatcaatatcattataTTCGGCATACAActcgtcatcttcatcgtcgTATTCATCCATTTGATGTGTTGATGATAGACTGTCATACATATTCATTTGATTCTCATAGgcttcatcatcttcttcaacataaTCAGCATCATCTTCGTCTCTCTCAGCACCTTGGTTAAAACCGGTGACAGAACTGGCTtgttcatcatcatcatcttcgtcCTCCAGCtcatcaacttcatcaCCAACATCTCCAAGAATGGTGTTGTACTTTTCTCTAAGATCTGCTAATTCAGTCTCTGCATAGTACTTCCACTTTGCCTCGCTCAAACACGTTGGAATTGTATCAGTTGTAAATGTTATCTTCATTTCATCTAAATAAGCCTCAAATTTTACAATTTCTTCAGCCATCAAGGTAAGATGACCCATATAACCTAATCTAAGAACATGCTTCTCTTCGTATACACCAGATTGTTCATTTCCTTTTATGATTAAGTCCGTCATATGAATATTCTTAAGGAGATCGATCAACAAAAATCTGTTATAACCAGTCATCAAAGGTCCATTAAATATCTGCTGAATGATGTCAAATACAACATTGTGAAGAAAATTGTTCCATACATAATGGAAAAACATTTCCAGGATGACTTCAATAACCCTTGTATCCTCCAAAGCAATTTTTAACTGATCTCCAACGGTTGGGTTCTCACGTAGTTTGTGTTCTGTTTCTGAATCATCTGATATGTTCTCAAgatattcttcttcatttgtttctttgctTTCAAATTCGTCTCGAACAGTGTCAGACTTAGCTTGTTCAGATCCATCTGTGTCATCTGCATTGCCTTCTGAATCTAATTGAAGATCATTCATTTCGTTTGCtatcttttcatcttcttgaCTAGTATCAGATTTGAGATCTGTAGTTGGTATATTGTTGTCCTCAATCTCGTTATCAGATTCGTCATttagtttttgattttctagtttcaaaattctttctctttcttcgTCACGTTCTTTAACAATTGATTCTCCGTTGGGATCGTTCAATAACGTCATATTCGAACAATGAAGCAATTCAGCAATTAGTTCGCAGATTTTGAATCTTTCAAAACCGAGTGGTTCGATTTCACCTTGTGGGGTTTGTAAAGGTGGTAACTCGATTGAAGTTAACATTTGCGTAAATTCTGCCATATGTGCTGCAAACGCCTTAAGTAAATATCCTAGATAAATTGGGTCCCTATCATTTGGCGGATGAGTTTTAATAGTTGTGTAAGCCAGTTGAACAAAATCATAGTCTGAGTTATTCTTTCTTATCAGTTCTATTACTATACCGACACCATTACTCAAGGAAGAACCTGCCTTCAACATAATAGAGATTAATTTTTCAACCATTGGTGGGGAAACCAATTCTCTAATCATTTCATTAGGCCCGATGCTAGAtgcaatttcattattacaATTGCCACTTATGGTTACTAAGGCCTTGATGAAATCACCCGCAGCAGATTGAGTGGATTTATCATATTCTGGTGACAAGAAATCTAGTAACTTTGGGATCATACCTTgctctttcaaaattttaataattcCAGTGGGTGTATCTGCTTTATCTGTAGATATAACTTTTAGCAAAAAATCCATTAATGGTGGGTTATCGATATGAGTTAGAAATATATCCAACAAGTTTGGATGATTTAGAATAAATGCCAAAATACCGTTCAGATCCATATCAAGTAAtctttcatttattttcatgAAATATGTTGATATTTCAATCGGTAGAGGTGCTGGATATTGCATTATGGACCAAAGTTTCTCTAAAAGGTCTTCATTTTGTATTATTGCCGAAGAAATTGGCCACACATCTGCAGATAAGACTTCAGCAGCCATTCTTGCCCTTCTCAACTCATCTTGTTCCTCATAATCTTGACGCACCGTCACACTCACATCATCTGCATCACTGGAAGAATTACTGTCACTATCTTCTCCCTTTTCGCTTTCTGATTCTTTTGCTACCTCGTTCGTTTGCTTTGTAATATCATCTGCTTCCGTCAAAATGATGTCAGGTGTGGTAGATCTTTTCTCCCTGTCTACTTGCGCTGAATAATGCTCTTCTTCGACAGAAGTTTGTGCATCCTTATTTGATCTTTCTTCTAACTCTTCCAATGTCAGACCTTCAATCAAGCTATTACATTTGACATAATCAATAAGTTTTGATAGGACTTCCGGATATTTGAGAAAGACTAAAAGTTTGAAGTTGGAGCACATCAACTCTGTATAAAGCTCATCATCATCCAATAGAGCATCTAATACATCCATGTTTGGCCTATAGTATTTATATTCTTCCTCTGTAGTCGGTAGAGACTCACCTTCCTCTTCATCGTCTTCTATACTTTCTTCAGAATCTTCCAATTTAGAGGATGAATCTTGTGGTTcatcttctgtttctgCATTTGTTGCAGTATTAGATTCTTTTTCATCGTTGCCTTTCTCGAGATCTTTATTAAGAGATAGAGCACCACCTTTATAAGCATCAGTTTCTTTCTCGTCCTCTTCAATCTTAATGAAAGCTTTATTTAGAAGACGTGAAAGTGACGATTCAGATGAATAATCTGTACCAAATTTCCAAAAGGATCCTGACATTTTCACTCAAGTTATTCTAAAAATCTATCCCAAAacctttttcaaataaaatagaataaaCTATAGGTcttatatttcaaaaataaactgtaaccaaaaaaaatttaagtAAATTGTAGGGttgaatttattatttgatgaccttcaataaaaatattgcTTTCTTACTGATTAATCCCTTAGTAAcataaaataaaactgaAATGAGATTAAAATCTTCCTTTCAAATCGCTTGTGTATTCtgtttattttattgaCCTGCCATCTATTGtattataaatatcaaaagcaaaaaattATAGTCAACAGTCCTGAATTTCAAATAGTTTTCTCTTAAGAGTAAAGAACCTTATTAATGCTATTGAGTAGGGTCCGACTCGCTCCTGTTTTATAACCTGATTGCTAGCCCGCCCCTCAAGTTCCACCAAGGAGTATAGCTATAAATCTTAGTGCACTGACGCTAATAGTTACGTATTCAGAAGAGGCAGACCGTAATGGTTGAACCAGAATTGCTTAACCTTTGTTGTGAGcccaaaatttttcacgGACAGTgattttttgtcaaatttttgatgatttttgaaaaacttcaatgaaaaattttgtcAAGTTAGCTGGAACTCGGTGCATGGCCTTCTTAGTAACAACAATATTGTTTTCCGGATTAATCATGTCAACGGACTGGAAATTCCTGATGCAATAAGTGGAATAATTGCAATCTGGCTCATGGTGACCGAGATGGTATGTACAGCATGTTTGCTACAATTACTAAATGTCATATTAATGTTACAATTGCCAAAATGTATAATTGGCGTATTTATGCAGGCTTTTATATAAGAATGataggaaaaaaaataatgctaTTATACTTTACTAAAGATCATGAACTATGCTTTTGATGGTGTGATAAATTAAGCAGGCGGAGAGTCCGTGGTCATTTTTTCAATCCAGTTGAACATTTTATCCATTACGGCGAGGATGCTCCTGTTTATGTATGGGAGACCAACGACCTGGGCACGGATCAAATCAAGACCGTATCTCTCGGCCAACTTGAACAGTATCTTTACATTGTAGAGTTGAAACTCGTTGTAAAATCTAAACTCGTATGATATCTTTTTAACTATGAGGTCAACTGCAACATCATAAGGTAGAATATCATTTTTCATGTCAATGGAATGAATCCTTTGTATCTTGTCTTCGTCAAAATACAACTCTAGTATTTTTGTGGCACTTATGATGTCAAACCGGGCCACTAATGAAGTTCTTAAACATGCAATCGCATCTGACCATTGCCATGTACGCAACATAGTTAAACCCAACAGTTCCCATTCTAGCCCACTATATTTGACATCCTTGTTGTTCATTGCTGCTCGAGTGATTTTTAAGTCCTCGTATATATCAAGAAACAACTGATCCAGCCATCTTTCACATAATCGTTTCTTTCGAAACTGTAGCGGTATGATCGTCGATTGAGAGTTCTCATTGCCCGAGCTATCTGGGGATATGGTCCCCAAATACTCCTGTTGCATGACGAAAACTTTCGAACGTGTCTCCATCAGTCCATTCCAACCCAGATATGTAATTATTTCAATTAATAGATCAAGTACCTGTGCCATAAACCAGTTATTTTGCTTGTTGATAGTATTTCTTGATAGCAATTGATAATCCGCAACCATCTCTACTTCTTGAGGGGAAACaaaattgatcaaattaGCAACTTGAGTGCCAAATATTGGACCTATCTTATACGCGGCGTCTTCCCATATCTCCCGAATGAAACCTTTCTCTGATGGGGAATATGGCATGGAGATTCTGCCAAAGATGAACTTCTGGAATTCATCTTGGTATTTCCACTTACTGTTTAAGTTATTGAGTTCGATGGAGGTCAGTTCGCATGGCTCCAGACCTTTGTTTACTTTACCAGgcaaaattttgaaaccATCCAATGGCTTTTGATAGTAGTTTAACATGTATGGGTCTGAATACAGGGCTTCTCGTACAGGATCTAACGAATGCAAAGGGTGCATGGAGTTTATAGCCAGCAACGCTTTGTCATATTGGCCCAAGTAAATATATGTCTTTGCCAGCCAGTACCAACTTTTGAAGGAATCGACAGTCAATTCAGTTGAGTGTGTAATTACTTTTTCTGCTAGCTTGAGATCCTCTGCTCTGTAAATGAGATATTGTGTTTGTATGATTAGTAACTCGGATAAACAGTTGACCAGGAACAGGTTGTCAAAATCGTGTTCGGTGTTGTCTGAGAGCATTTTGTTTAACTTATCGATGGTCTTGTGTAGTATAAGTACAAGGTCGTGGTCCATTTCGTCACTTTGGTGCAAAACTGTAGCGAGGACAACCTCATACAATATGCTATTTTTGTTGTCAACTTCCATCAATTCTTTCAGAATTCCAATTGTGTACTCAATCAGGAGCGGAGATGCTATTGACAAGAACTCTAGTATTGACTGTGTCAAGTAATTGGAGACAATGGTGGGTTCTACTGATCTTGTCGAGTCCCAGCCACATTCTAAGAACCTGGGCAAGTATCTGCAGAGCAGTTCCAGTATCCGTTTGCATTTCATGATGTCGTCTGAGTTTGATCCCTGCGTGAGCCCGAGCAAAGGGTACTCGACCAAGCCCGGAAGCTTCCTTGCGGACTCGATGTTTGATATTATGCTTCGAACACACGCGCTCACAAATGCTTCCTCCCAGAGCGCCTCGCTGAGCTGTACCAAAGAAGTTCCGTTTGTGATGTCGACTGCGTTAATCTGGTATGCTGTGTCTGATTCGTATCTGATTCTTATGTCTATATGCGAGAATATGTTGCAACTGCAGTATGTCGAGATGACCTGCTCGCTGCTGCCGGATTTGAGCAGCTTCAGCATAGCGATGGGCATGGACTCGTTGGAGACGTCGACGCCCGATATGTAGAAGTACTGTCCGGTCTCTATATCCTTGTGGTACTTGTCGTAAGAGGTAATGTGTATGAGGTCTGGCGGTCCCAGGCCGAGCTTCCCGCCGCGCGACAGCCGCTTCAGCAGCTGCGTCCGGATGCCGAGCGACTCCCCGAACCTTCTCTCCACAATGCGCGGGAATTCACGCACACCAGGCTGTATATCGGGCAGGCTGGAAGTGGAGCCCTTGCCGTGCGACTTCGAGGCCTTCGCGCCCAAGTTCGATCGCGAGTTGGACCGCGACCGCGACCTGTGCGAGTGGCTGCCGACAGGCTGGAGCTCGAGCTCGAGCTCCAGGTTCGGCAGCGTCAAGTTGCTGTTCCTGTTCCCTTCCCTGTCGAGGTCCTCTATCGACCGTGCGCCCGTAGCGTTCCTGTTCGGCGACAAGTACACCTTGTGATCCTGCTTCTCCTTCCCCCACAGCATTATGCGTTCTTCTTCAGGAGTTCCCTACTCTGTATACACCGATGACCTGTGTATTAAGTTCCTTTTGGGGCCTTCCCAGGTGCCATCAAACTACCTTCTTGGGCTGCACTAccaaaatacaaaatttcGCTTAACAGTGGCTCTGACTCTCTCTCTCGAGCGCGCGCACGGAAAAACCACCAGCTTTCCCTTCTCTGTCTCTCTGTAATGTGGGAGCAAAAAGGCTATTACTGTGACTGTGTACGTACAATCAGGTGTAAACCGTAATCAGTTATATCTAAACACCCACACATCCTGATATTCGAAAACACCCATACACCCATACATCCACCTCCTTTTTttcctcccccccccccaaaCCCGCATCACGTGCCCGCACGGCTCCAAGCTTAAAAAAAGCAAGAAGGGCACAGCGAGTCCCTCACAGAGTCCCTCACACAGCCTTCACGCAGAGAGTTTTCGAAGAATTGCTTGGTTGTGGGTTCACAATACAGAAACAGTCGCACCAGCATTGGGGGGGCAGTAATCAAGCGCCACAGTTTTCGGGGGGTGAATATTATAAATCACGTTTCCTTCATTAGTAATAGATGGCAATTGACTGCTTCTTTTGCCAAAATCAGAGCAGAGCAGAGCGAAGCAGAGCAGAGCACACCACAAGCTATCGCTATCACAAGCAATCAAGACTGCAAAGGTGCAAGCTGTAAACTGCGAtttggaaagaaaaaaattttgggACAAAACTGGATATATAATAGGAGTGGGGGGTTGTTGGTTTGTGCATAAATGGAGCATAACTGGAGCAGGACTGGAGCAGGACTGGAAGCGAAGTAAGTAGCGATGGGATTGTTGTCGTTGGGCACACCGCTGCCATGGGAGGAGTCGAGGAACTACAGTGAGCACATACGGAACGAGGGTGTTGAGCAGTTGCTGTATGTGTTCAAGAGTGCTGGCGGGCGTGATGGGGACCCGCTGTTGTGGGGCGATGAGGTTGAGTACATGATGGTTGAGCTGGAGGCGGGCAAGCAGGTCGCCACGCTGGACGTTGTGCACGACCGGATACTGGACGAGCTGAACGAGCGGGACCTGGAGCTGTGCAACGTGAACGATGTGAAGTTCCACCCGGAGTACGGGCGGTTCATGCTGGAGGCGACGCCGAAGAGCGCGTACCCGGGCTACGTGGCGGAGTACGTGGAGTACAACATGCAGCAGCGGCGGCTGGTCGCGGAGTACAAGCTCGCGCAGTACGCGGAGGAGGAGCACCTGAAGGGTAAGCGGCTCGTGCCCTTGACGCTGACGGTGTTCCCGCGCATGGGCTGTCCCGATTTTCTGAACATCCCGAACGCTTGGGACCACAAGAACACTGCGTCGCGGTCGCTTTTCCTGCCGGACGAAGTGATCAACAGGCACGCGCGGTTCCCGAACTTGACCTCCAGCATACGCACCAGGAGGGGTGAGAAAGTGTGCATCAACATCCCCATTCTGAAGGACAGGAACACGCCGGAGCTGGACGACTCGATCAAGCCCAGGGACTGGTTTGTCCCCGAGGACAAGGAGTCCCGCCTGGCGTCCAAGCCCGGCCACATATACCTGGACGCCATGGGGTTCGGGATGGGCTGCTCGTGCTTGCAGATGACGTACCAAGCACCAAACATAGAGAAGGCGCGGTTCCTGTACGACACGCTGGTCAACTTTGCGCCAGTGTTCCTCGCGGTGTCCGCAGCCACCCCGGGGTTCAAAGGATGGGTAGCCGACCAGGACGTGAGGTGGAACGTGATATCTGGCGCTGTCGACGACAGAACGCCGCAGGAACGCAGCGTGCCTCCTCTCTTGCCAGAATACAACATCGACGGGTTCGGTGGTATTCTGAAGGAGAACCGGAAGAAAGTGCAGCAGATTCCAAAATCCAGGTATAGCGTCGTGGACCTGTACTTGGGAGGGAACGAAAACAAGTCCTTCAACAGAAGATACAACGATACAGACGTTCCGGTCAATGAAAAAGTGCTCAAACGACTCCTGGAGAACGAGAAATACCCGCTGGACTACGATCTTGCGAAACACTTCGCACACTTATACATCAGGGACCCGATTTCCACTTTTGAAGAGTTGCTAGACCAGGATAACTCTACCTCTACAAACCATTTTGAAAACATCCAGAGTACAAACTGGCAAACTTTGCGGTTCAAGCCTCCAACTCAGGAAGCCACACCAGACAACCACAACGTGCCAGGATGGAGAGTCGAGTTCAGACCGCTAGACATCCAGTTATTGGACTTCGAAAATGCAGCATTCTCAAACATGATGTATATGATTGTTGACTTCGTCTTGCAGAATACAGACAAGATTAATCCATACGTGCCTATGTCCCAGGTATGGGAAAACATGATAAGAGCACATCATAGGGATGCTGCTATCAAGGAGAAATTCTACTGGAGAACAACTTTTGACTCAAAAGAGAAACTACAGTTCGGAGATGAAAGCGAAGAACTAAGCTTGGATGAAATCTTCCACAACAAGAATAATGGTATCTTCCCAGTATTCATCAACACTATACTGAAACAAAGAAACTTTATTCAGAAGGAATGGCAAGAAATGAAAGACCAACCTCAAAATAGAAGATTGTATTACTACTTCAAGATCATCTCTGATAGAGCTAGTGGCAGACTACCTACAGCAGCTAAATTTTTAAAGAACTTCATCTTAACGCACCCGGATTATAGACATGACTCGAAGATTAGCCAACAGATAAACTACGACCTAATCGAAATGTGTGATAGAATAACACATTTGGATGACAGTAGAGGAGAGTTGAGCGCATTTGTTGGAGAAGAAATTGCAAAATTCTTGCTGAATAATAAGCTTTCTACTGGGAACTAATATAATAGACTTTTTTAAAGACATCCCCGTATATAAAGTTAGTCCTAATTGTGTTTGAACTATGGCAAATCAATTTACGATATTCTTAAAAGCGAGTCCGATATTTTTATGCATAAAATACACTTTGTTAtttacaaattttattattattattatttacaaTTCCTGTAGAATATCTGGGATTCTTTCTTGTGAAACTTTGGACATACCCTTGTAGTCCATATGCAGTTCGCCCCTACCCTTTGTTAAACTTCTTAACTTGCTTGAGTAAGTGaccatttcttttaaaGGACATATTGCATGTATTGTCTTCAATTTATCATCTTGAATCTTTGCTGTTCCCAAAGTGGAATCAGTTGGGTAGTACAAATGCTTAGACTGACTCTCCAATTCCATTAGCTTATCAGATGATGatacattttcatcatctaatgatgatattgtGGCCGTACGAGCACTACACAAGTCTTGCATTACTGTACCGATATCATTTTGTGGTACACTTATATGGGCATCCATTACTGGCTCTAATAGAGTGTAGTTACTTACATCTACAGTTTGTAGAGCTTCAGTAATCAATGATCTTGTAATACTTAGTAGTTCGGCAGGACTTTGTAAGTCTAATGGAAAATCCCAGTCTTTTTTTAGTCTTACAGCGCAAGAGTAAAGCGGTAAATGTCCAACTTTCCCAGCACTTTGTAAAGATGCCATAGCACTTGATAGTATGGTGGTAACGAAATTTCTGATAGGTATTTGATAGGCCCAATTGGATTTTTGTAGCCTA
This window of the Nakaseomyces glabratus chromosome L, complete sequence genome carries:
- the MRPL49 gene encoding mitochondrial 54S ribosomal protein bL21m (CAGL0L03542g~Ortholog(s) have structural constituent of ribosome activity and mitochondrial large ribosomal subunit localization); the protein is MFKFLTRSCGLLTVGKSSIQSVSKSLTRLNSTVSEKYKDLAPLKLSNELYAIFKIHERPYLVTKGDKVILPFKLKEANVGDILNLTDVTTIGSRNYKLVDNPIDKSIYSLKAVVLEKTKRAYQVREVTKRRNRRVRHAVNKADQTVIRISELKVN
- the PHS1 gene encoding enoyl-CoA hydratase PHS1 (CAGL0L03564g~Ortholog(s) have 3-hydroxyacyl-CoA dehydratase activity, enoyl-CoA hydratase activity and role in fatty acid elongation, sphingolipid biosynthetic process, vacuolar transport), with product MSKDRRPVFSYLPLYNLASAIGWGYILYLVLLQYPKLGQPRFYQDTKDIVTYIQCGAIIEILNSLFGIVRSPLLTTAAQVLSRLVVVLGIFQYLPEARNAHGIVYITLLLSWSITEIIRYMFYFFTLIGSRGAPTFLVYLRYNLFLVLYPTGVASELLIIYSALPVAEAKYSLLWKRFLIGVMLTYLPGLPMLFLHMLAQRRKIMKQLANKTQKQA
- the SAP185 gene encoding Sap185p (CAGL0L03586g~Ortholog(s) have protein phosphatase activator activity), which codes for MSGSFWKFGTDYSSESSLSRLLNKAFIKIEEDEKETDAYKGGALSLNKDLEKGNDEKESNTATNAETEDEPQDSSSKLEDSEESIEDDEEEGESLPTTEEEYKYYRPNMDVLDALLDDDELYTELMCSNFKLLVFLKYPEVLSKLIDYVKCNSLIEGLTLEELEERSNKDAQTSVEEEHYSAQVDREKRSTTPDIILTEADDITKQTNEVAKESESEKGEDSDSNSSSDADDVSVTVRQDYEEQDELRRARMAAEVLSADVWPISSAIIQNEDLLEKLWSIMQYPAPLPIEISTYFMKINERLLDMDLNGILAFILNHPNLLDIFLTHIDNPPLMDFLLKVISTDKADTPTGIIKILKEQGMIPKLLDFLSPEYDKSTQSAAGDFIKALVTISGNCNNEIASSIGPNEMIRELVSPPMVEKLISIMLKAGSSLSNGVGIVIELIRKNNSDYDFVQLAYTTIKTHPPNDRDPIYLGYLLKAFAAHMAEFTQMLTSIELPPLQTPQGEIEPLGFERFKICELIAELLHCSNMTLLNDPNGESIVKERDEERERILKLENQKLNDESDNEIEDNNIPTTDLKSDTSQEDEKIANEMNDLQLDSEGNADDTDGSEQAKSDTVRDEFESKETNEEEYLENISDDSETEHKLRENPTVGDQLKIALEDTRVIEVILEMFFHYVWNNFLHNVVFDIIQQIFNGPLMTGYNRFLLIDLLKNIHMTDLIIKGNEQSGVYEEKHVLRLGYMGHLTLMAEEIVKFEAYLDEMKITFTTDTIPTCLSEAKWKYYAETELADLREKYNTILGDVGDEVDELEDEDDDDEQASSVTGFNQGAERDEDDADYVEEDDEAYENQMNMYDSLSSTHQMDEYDDEDDELYAEYNDIDNPRYYEYIDGDGKKTRLELNPADLHDGDVKTKDSALNNNEDENNVTNKFSAYMSDQLRKDFYDSEADEPSRKSHKPDTQQFDDNEGTSWESDSNAFILKNFSKTSQLASPEIENKNIFQHQFDLDNVSQIEQHDVEEDDDDYVDPNDDGQSYSKPNNPLYSDKQNGGYFSNSSRSRSSDEDENELSDDSEAELEGSPYEDQADETDFNTYTLCRSTSKDNLSWDENEQDRLMGMVSYNRDFKDS
- the CHS6 gene encoding Chs6p (CAGL0L03608g~Ortholog(s) have role in Golgi to plasma membrane transport, fungal-type cell wall chitin biosynthetic process and cytosol, exomer complex, trans-Golgi network transport vesicle localization) encodes the protein MLWGKEKQDHKVYLSPNRNATGARSIEDLDREGNRNSNLTLPNLELELELQPVGSHSHRSRSRSNSRSNLGAKASKSHGKGSTSSLPDIQPGVREFPRIVERRFGESLGIRTQLLKRLSRGGKLGLGPPDLIHITSYDKYHKDIETGQYFYISGVDVSNESMPIAMLKLLKSGSSEQVISTYCSCNIFSHIDIRIRYESDTAYQINAVDITNGTSLVQLSEALWEEAFVSACVRSIISNIESARKLPGLVEYPLLGLTQGSNSDDIMKCKRILELLCRYLPRFLECGWDSTRSVEPTIVSNYLTQSILEFLSIASPLLIEYTIGILKELMEVDNKNSILYEVVLATVLHQSDEMDHDLVLILHKTIDKLNKMLSDNTEHDFDNLFLVNCLSELLIIQTQYLIYRAEDLKLAEKVITHSTELTVDSFKSWYWLAKTYIYLGQYDKALLAINSMHPLHSLDPVREALYSDPYMLNYYQKPLDGFKILPGKVNKGLEPCELTSIELNNLNSKWKYQDEFQKFIFGRISMPYSPSEKGFIREIWEDAAYKIGPIFGTQVANLINFVSPQEVEMVADYQLLSRNTINKQNNWFMAQVLDLLIEIITYLGWNGLMETRSKVFVMQQEYLGTISPDSSGNENSQSTIIPLQFRKKRLCERWLDQLFLDIYEDLKITRAAMNNKDVKYSGLEWELLGLTMLRTWQWSDAIACLRTSLVARFDIISATKILELYFDEDKIQRIHSIDMKNDILPYDVAVDLIVKKISYEFRFYNEFQLYNVKILFKLAERYGLDLIRAQVVGLPYINRSILAVMDKMFNWIEKMTTDSPPA